The following proteins come from a genomic window of Flavobacterium crocinum:
- the thrA gene encoding bifunctional aspartate kinase/homoserine dehydrogenase I: MKVLKFGGTSVANAQNIKLVLDIVNQKAKQDQLVVVVSALSKVTDLLQSAAAKAAANDESFREVVAEIEKKHLDTLKELIPVSEQSSLLSHVKRIINHLETLLDGCFLLGELSPRTADTILSFGELLSSFIIAQAYQQIDKDAVYKDSRELIKTDNNFGKATVNFEVSNKLIQEYFAENKSRINILPGFIAQTLDGITSTLGRGGSDYTAAIIAGALDAAQLEIWTDVNGMFTANPKIVKQAQPIANISYQEAMELSHFGAKVLYPPTIQPVLRKNIPILIKNTFEPEAAGTLISDTVLSKDTVVKGISHIDNISLLTLEGPGMIGVAGSSRRLFEVLSQEKINVIFITQASSEHSICIGILNSDADNAEAAINSAFEIEISQNKIDPCYVEKDLCIIALVGENMKNHQGLSGRMFSTLGKNNVNIRAIAQGASERNISTVINERDVKKALNTLHENFFEENTKQLNLFVMGVGNVGEKFIEQIHSQKKFLKDNLKINVRVIALSNSRKMLFDEDGISLKNWDSALAEGETASIEEFIKKAKELNLRNSIFIDITANATVSEAYEKFLKESIAVVTCNKIACSSAYDNYKKLKSLSRQYNAPFLFETNVGAGLPIIDTVKNLIASGDKVHKIQAVLSGSLNFIFNNFDKDNSFHDVVKEAGVQGFTEPDPKIDLSGIDVARKILILIRESGYEMDIDAIANESFLPAECLATTNNEDFFASLIKHASHFEGIYNEALAKDSRLKYVAQFENGKASVGLQFIPKDHPFYNLEGKDNIVLFYTDRYVDQPLLIKGAGAGAAVTASGIFADVIRIGNV, translated from the coding sequence ATGAAAGTATTAAAATTTGGCGGAACTTCGGTGGCCAATGCTCAAAATATAAAACTCGTTCTTGACATTGTTAATCAAAAAGCAAAACAAGATCAATTAGTTGTAGTTGTTTCAGCTTTAAGTAAAGTAACCGATTTATTGCAGTCTGCAGCAGCGAAAGCAGCAGCAAACGACGAAAGCTTTAGAGAAGTTGTTGCCGAAATCGAGAAAAAACACCTTGACACACTTAAAGAACTGATTCCGGTAAGCGAGCAAAGCAGTTTATTAAGTCATGTAAAAAGAATCATTAATCATTTAGAAACTTTATTAGACGGCTGCTTCCTTTTAGGGGAATTATCTCCAAGAACTGCTGATACTATTTTAAGTTTTGGAGAATTGCTTTCTTCATTTATTATTGCTCAGGCATATCAGCAAATTGACAAAGATGCTGTTTACAAAGACAGCCGTGAATTGATCAAAACTGATAATAACTTCGGAAAAGCAACTGTTAATTTTGAAGTTTCGAATAAACTAATTCAGGAATATTTTGCTGAAAACAAATCCAGAATCAATATTTTACCCGGATTTATTGCTCAGACTTTAGACGGAATTACCTCAACTTTAGGACGTGGCGGATCTGATTACACTGCTGCAATTATTGCCGGAGCTTTAGATGCAGCACAATTGGAAATCTGGACTGACGTAAACGGAATGTTTACTGCCAACCCAAAAATTGTAAAACAGGCACAACCAATTGCGAACATTTCGTATCAGGAAGCGATGGAGTTGTCACATTTTGGTGCTAAAGTTTTGTATCCGCCGACAATTCAGCCGGTTTTAAGAAAAAACATTCCAATTTTAATCAAAAACACTTTTGAACCTGAAGCGGCAGGAACTTTAATTTCTGATACTGTTCTTTCCAAAGATACTGTTGTAAAAGGAATCAGTCATATCGATAATATTTCGCTTTTGACTCTTGAAGGTCCTGGAATGATTGGAGTTGCAGGTTCATCAAGACGTTTGTTTGAAGTATTGTCTCAGGAAAAAATCAACGTCATTTTTATTACTCAGGCTTCTTCTGAGCATTCCATTTGTATCGGAATTTTAAATTCGGATGCCGATAATGCCGAAGCTGCGATCAATAGCGCTTTTGAAATCGAAATTTCTCAGAATAAAATCGATCCTTGTTATGTAGAAAAAGATCTTTGCATTATTGCTTTGGTTGGCGAAAACATGAAAAACCACCAAGGTTTAAGTGGAAGAATGTTCAGTACTTTAGGAAAAAATAACGTAAACATTCGTGCGATTGCACAAGGTGCTTCTGAAAGAAACATTTCAACTGTAATCAACGAAAGAGATGTTAAAAAAGCACTGAATACATTGCACGAAAACTTCTTCGAAGAAAACACAAAACAGCTGAATTTATTCGTAATGGGTGTTGGAAATGTGGGAGAAAAATTCATCGAACAGATTCACAGCCAAAAGAAATTCTTAAAGGATAATTTGAAGATTAATGTTCGCGTAATTGCTTTATCTAATTCAAGAAAAATGCTTTTTGACGAAGACGGAATTTCTTTAAAAAATTGGGATTCGGCTTTAGCAGAAGGTGAAACAGCAAGTATTGAAGAATTCATCAAAAAAGCAAAAGAACTGAATTTACGTAACAGTATTTTTATTGATATTACAGCAAACGCAACGGTTTCTGAAGCTTACGAAAAATTCTTAAAAGAAAGTATTGCCGTTGTAACTTGTAATAAAATTGCTTGTTCATCTGCTTACGACAATTATAAAAAACTAAAAAGCTTATCTCGTCAATATAATGCTCCGTTTTTATTTGAAACGAATGTTGGTGCGGGATTGCCAATTATAGATACGGTAAAAAATCTGATTGCATCCGGAGATAAAGTGCATAAAATTCAGGCGGTTTTATCAGGAAGTTTGAACTTTATTTTCAACAATTTTGATAAAGACAATTCTTTCCACGATGTGGTAAAAGAAGCCGGAGTGCAGGGATTCACAGAACCAGATCCAAAAATTGACTTAAGCGGAATCGACGTAGCACGTAAAATCTTAATCCTAATTCGCGAAAGCGGTTACGAAATGGATATTGACGCCATTGCAAACGAATCGTTTTTACCTGCAGAATGTCTAGCAACAACAAACAATGAAGACTTTTTTGCTTCGTTAATCAAACACGCTTCTCATTTTGAAGGCATTTATAACGAAGCTTTAGCCAAAGATTCGAGATTGAAATACGTAGCGCAATTCGAAAACGGAAAAGCAAGTGTTGGTCTGCAATTCATTCCAAAAGATCATCCTTTCTACAATCTAGAAGGAAAAGACAATATCGTATTGTTCTACACAGATCGTTACGTAGATCAGCCTTTATTGATCAAAGGAGCCGGTGCCGGAGCAGCAGTAACAGCGTCAGGAATTTTTGCAGACGTTATTCGTATAGGTAATGTTTAG
- the hutH gene encoding histidine ammonia-lyase gives MRDIHYISTDTITLETLQEILANNKMLELSEEAKVNVQKCRDYLDKKMESHTAPIYGINTGFGSLYSVKISNENLSKLQENLVKSHACGTGEEVPSEIVKMMLLLKIQSLSYGHSGVQLKTLERLVDFYNNDILPIIYTQGSLGASGDLAPLAHMSLPLIGEGVVLFEGKKTASAEVLKHFNWDPIVLQSKEGLALLNGTQFMSAYGAHILIKAYKYSYLADLIGTISLEGFDGRIEPFNELIHYIRPHKGQIVTAQRITEFLEGSEIIAQEKKHVQDPYSFRCMPQVHGASKDAIDYVRKVFKTEINSVTDNPNIFIEADQIISGGNFHGQPLALALDFMAIALAELGSISERRTYQLISGLRNLPAFLVDNPGLNSGFMIPQYTAASIASQNKQLATPASIDSIVSSNGQEDHVSMGANGATKALRILDNLERILAIELLNASQAIAYREPLKSSDFIEMFLSSYREVVPLVKEDRILHNDIENTVLFLESFQIENDLLTMA, from the coding sequence ATGAGAGATATCCATTATATTAGTACTGACACCATAACTTTAGAAACCTTACAAGAGATTTTAGCCAATAATAAAATGTTGGAATTATCGGAAGAAGCTAAGGTAAACGTACAGAAATGCCGTGATTATTTAGATAAAAAAATGGAGTCGCATACGGCGCCAATTTATGGTATCAATACTGGTTTTGGTTCACTTTACAGTGTGAAAATCTCAAATGAGAATTTGTCTAAGCTACAGGAAAACTTAGTAAAATCTCACGCTTGCGGAACTGGAGAAGAAGTTCCGTCAGAAATTGTAAAGATGATGCTTTTGCTTAAAATTCAGTCTTTAAGTTACGGACATTCCGGAGTTCAATTGAAGACTTTAGAGCGTTTAGTTGATTTTTATAATAATGATATCCTTCCGATAATTTATACTCAGGGTTCGCTTGGAGCTTCAGGAGATTTAGCGCCTTTAGCTCATATGTCATTGCCTTTAATTGGAGAAGGAGTGGTGCTTTTTGAAGGAAAAAAAACAGCGTCAGCCGAAGTTTTAAAACACTTTAACTGGGACCCCATTGTTTTACAGTCAAAAGAAGGTTTGGCTTTACTAAACGGAACACAATTTATGAGTGCTTATGGAGCTCATATTTTAATTAAAGCCTATAAATATTCGTATTTGGCAGATTTAATCGGAACTATTTCCTTGGAAGGTTTTGATGGAAGAATTGAGCCATTTAATGAATTGATTCATTATATACGTCCACACAAAGGGCAAATCGTGACGGCACAACGAATTACTGAGTTCTTAGAAGGAAGCGAAATTATCGCTCAGGAAAAGAAACATGTTCAGGATCCCTATTCTTTCCGTTGCATGCCTCAGGTTCACGGAGCTTCAAAAGATGCCATTGATTATGTTCGAAAAGTATTCAAAACAGAAATCAATTCGGTTACAGATAATCCGAATATATTTATAGAAGCTGATCAGATTATTTCTGGAGGGAATTTCCACGGACAGCCTTTAGCTTTAGCTTTAGATTTTATGGCAATTGCTTTAGCAGAATTGGGAAGCATTTCTGAAAGAAGAACCTATCAGTTAATTTCAGGATTGCGCAATCTTCCAGCCTTTTTGGTTGATAATCCAGGATTGAATTCCGGATTTATGATTCCGCAGTACACAGCCGCTAGTATTGCAAGTCAGAACAAGCAATTAGCTACTCCGGCGAGTATTGACAGTATTGTTTCGAGTAACGGACAAGAAGATCATGTGAGCATGGGAGCCAACGGAGCGACAAAAGCCTTACGGATTTTAGATAATTTAGAGCGTATTCTGGCCATCGAATTACTAAATGCTTCTCAGGCAATTGCGTATCGCGAGCCACTAAAATCAAGCGATTTTATCGAAATGTTCTTAAGCAGTTACAGAGAAGTTGTGCCTTTGGTAAAAGAAGACCGAATCTTACATAATGACATAGAAAACACGGTGTTATTCCTTGAGAGTTTCCAAATAGAAAACGATTTGTTAACAATGGCTTAA
- a CDS encoding DUF47 domain-containing protein: MSINSIFQFLVPKDKKFFPLFEEASSNLIELASNLHEAVNLPLKEREILFQKIDELEQKGEDITRQTNLELSRNFITPFDREDIHTLITSIDNVADYLHGASSRMRLYQVDKITKSIRKMTEINLEACQNIDSAVKELRNLQNFKVIKDACARINKLENKSDNVYNKAVFEIFENETDAKNIIKYKEVLSVLESATDKCKSVANILESISVKHS; encoded by the coding sequence ATGTCAATAAACAGTATTTTCCAATTTTTAGTGCCGAAAGACAAAAAATTCTTTCCACTTTTTGAAGAGGCTTCAAGTAATTTAATTGAATTAGCTTCTAACTTACACGAAGCTGTAAATTTACCATTAAAAGAAAGAGAAATTCTTTTTCAAAAGATTGACGAATTAGAACAAAAGGGAGAAGACATTACCCGTCAGACTAACCTTGAGTTAAGCAGAAACTTTATTACTCCATTTGATAGAGAAGATATTCACACGTTAATTACTTCAATTGACAACGTTGCAGATTATCTTCACGGTGCATCTAGCCGTATGAGATTGTATCAGGTTGATAAGATTACAAAATCGATCAGAAAGATGACAGAAATCAACCTTGAGGCTTGTCAAAACATTGACAGCGCTGTAAAAGAGTTGAGAAACTTACAGAATTTTAAAGTTATTAAAGATGCGTGTGCCAGAATTAACAAACTGGAAAACAAATCGGATAACGTTTATAACAAAGCAGTTTTTGAAATTTTTGAAAACGAAACAGACGCTAAAAATATTATTAAGTATAAAGAGGTGTTATCTGTTTTAGAATCAGCAACAGACAAATGTAAGAGTGTTGCGAACATACTAGAATCTATTTCTGTAAAACATTCTTAA
- a CDS encoding inorganic phosphate transporter, which yields MTLLILIIVLALIFDYINGFHDAANAIATVVATKVLTPFQAVVWAAFFNFLAYWVFGFGVADTVAKTAHTMEINLVVILAGVIAAICWNLLTWWLGIPSSSSHTLIGGFAGAAVAHAIAVHGFSGYVGEDGATHYWYEIVSWYKAGKDGGMPSGVLIIIAFIVLAPLLGVIASYLISIWLLNASRKSIGPKIFTVALMLATIWFVYAQMVSYEEIVEHGKPRFESHFWSVVFDSHNIKWFLVAFIVLTVSAFCLIFSSLNLHQADAALKKMQLLSSAAFSLGHGGNDSQKVMGIIAAAVAVYINTNPGVHMDAWLDVVLPNDDAGIKGVMPSWIPLACYSAIAAGTLSGGWKIVKTMGSKITKVSSFEGVAAETAGALTLYFTEHLKIPVSTTHTITGSIIGVGLTKRVSAVRWGVTVSLIWAWILTIPISAILAGIVYFILSVFIS from the coding sequence ATGACGCTACTTATATTAATTATAGTACTTGCCTTAATTTTTGATTACATCAATGGTTTTCATGATGCGGCAAATGCTATAGCGACTGTTGTTGCAACAAAGGTTTTGACACCTTTTCAGGCGGTTGTCTGGGCAGCATTTTTTAACTTTCTGGCGTATTGGGTTTTTGGATTTGGTGTTGCGGATACTGTTGCTAAAACAGCGCATACTATGGAAATTAACCTTGTGGTAATTTTAGCCGGAGTTATTGCGGCAATTTGCTGGAACTTATTAACCTGGTGGTTAGGAATCCCTTCAAGTTCTTCACATACCTTAATTGGAGGTTTTGCCGGAGCAGCTGTAGCACATGCCATTGCGGTTCACGGTTTTTCTGGTTATGTTGGAGAAGACGGAGCAACTCATTACTGGTACGAAATTGTAAGCTGGTATAAGGCTGGTAAAGACGGTGGAATGCCCTCGGGGGTTCTTATCATTATTGCTTTTATCGTTTTAGCGCCCCTTTTAGGAGTTATTGCATCTTATTTGATTTCGATCTGGTTGCTTAATGCTTCACGCAAAAGTATTGGACCAAAAATCTTTACTGTAGCTTTGATGCTTGCGACTATTTGGTTCGTTTATGCTCAGATGGTTTCTTATGAAGAAATTGTAGAGCATGGAAAACCTCGTTTTGAATCTCATTTTTGGAGTGTAGTATTTGATTCTCATAATATTAAATGGTTCTTAGTTGCTTTTATTGTTTTAACTGTTAGTGCATTCTGCTTGATATTCAGTAGTTTGAATTTACATCAGGCTGATGCGGCTTTAAAGAAAATGCAGTTATTATCTTCTGCAGCTTTTAGTTTAGGTCACGGAGGTAACGATTCTCAAAAAGTAATGGGGATTATTGCAGCGGCTGTTGCAGTATATATTAATACAAATCCTGGTGTTCACATGGATGCCTGGTTAGATGTTGTTTTGCCAAATGATGATGCAGGTATTAAAGGTGTAATGCCAAGTTGGATTCCGTTGGCATGTTATTCTGCAATTGCTGCAGGAACTTTAAGTGGAGGATGGAAGATTGTAAAAACAATGGGTTCTAAAATTACTAAAGTAAGTTCGTTTGAAGGTGTTGCAGCTGAAACAGCTGGAGCTCTGACACTTTACTTTACAGAACACTTAAAAATTCCGGTAAGTACAACGCATACTATTACAGGATCTATCATTGGTGTTGGATTAACAAAGCGTGTTTCTGCTGTAAGATGGGGAGTAACAGTAAGTTTAATCTGGGCTTGGATTTTAACTATTCCAATTTCAGCTATATTAGCGGGTATCGTTTACTTTATTCTAAGTGTATTTATTTCGTAA
- a CDS encoding DUF421 domain-containing protein: MHFPYLDIIIRSVAVYFFMTIALRVFGKKELSQLNTADIILILLISNSVQNAMVGPDTSLLGGLVAALVLFVINFAIKKLTRNSKTLSNLLLDKPEVLIHDGKLDFKTLSRLDISHDELKEAAREHGLEHLTDIKLAMLEIDGTISIISADQKHLKQTHYKRKHNRKNLQNL; this comes from the coding sequence ATGCATTTTCCTTACTTAGACATAATTATCAGAAGCGTTGCAGTCTATTTTTTCATGACAATAGCTTTACGAGTATTCGGCAAAAAAGAACTTTCACAATTAAACACTGCCGATATTATTCTGATTTTATTAATTAGCAATTCTGTTCAAAATGCAATGGTTGGTCCGGACACCAGTCTTCTTGGCGGATTAGTCGCGGCATTGGTTTTATTTGTAATCAACTTTGCCATTAAAAAATTAACCCGCAACTCTAAAACTTTAAGCAATTTATTACTTGATAAACCTGAAGTCCTAATTCACGACGGAAAACTTGATTTTAAAACTTTAAGCAGATTAGATATTTCACACGACGAATTAAAAGAAGCTGCGCGTGAACATGGTTTAGAACATCTTACAGACATTAAGCTTGCTATGTTAGAAATTGATGGAACAATCAGTATCATTTCTGCAGATCAAAAACATCTTAAACAGACGCATTACAAACGAAAACACAATCGTAAAAACTTACAGAATTTATGA
- the rimK gene encoding 30S ribosomal protein S6--L-glutamate ligase: MLQNKVILGSEEWCSFPELGIPTIKARVDSGAKTSAMHALNIAPFIKNDANWVKFDINPIQNNIKTIIHCEAPLVDKRIVKSSSGFREHRYVIQTSLKIGDTKWPIEMTLTNRDSMGFRMLLGREAMSGRVLVDPEQKYLLGQPTPESLKELYQNSEKAKTGLRIGLLASNPELYSNKRIMEAGEMRGHEMHFLNIKECYMKLDAKKPEIHYRGGKILNEFDAIIPRIRPSITFYGCALTRQFEALKVFVLNSATAITQSRDKLYSLQLLLNSGIDIPTTGFANSPLDTDNLIKMVGGSPLIVKLLEGTQGKGVVLAETKKAAESVINAFKSLNANILVQEFIKEANGKDIRCFVIDGKVVAAIQREAMPGEFRANIHLGGTASVIKVTAEEKKIAIKAAKAMDLKVAGVDIIRSSKGPLLLEVNSSPGLEGIEGATNKDVAGEMIRAIEKNFKL; encoded by the coding sequence ATGCTTCAAAACAAAGTCATTTTAGGCAGTGAAGAATGGTGCTCATTTCCAGAACTTGGAATCCCGACAATCAAGGCTCGTGTTGATTCCGGCGCTAAAACTTCGGCAATGCACGCTCTAAACATAGCTCCTTTTATAAAAAATGATGCCAATTGGGTTAAATTTGATATTAATCCAATTCAGAATAATATTAAAACCATTATTCATTGTGAAGCACCTTTGGTTGACAAACGAATCGTAAAAAGTTCAAGCGGTTTTAGAGAACATCGTTATGTAATTCAGACCAGCTTAAAAATTGGCGACACTAAATGGCCAATCGAAATGACTTTAACTAATCGCGATTCTATGGGATTTAGAATGCTTTTAGGGCGTGAAGCGATGAGCGGAAGGGTTTTGGTTGATCCGGAACAAAAATATCTCTTAGGCCAACCTACTCCGGAATCTCTTAAAGAATTATATCAAAATTCAGAAAAAGCAAAAACAGGTTTACGAATTGGTCTTTTAGCCAGTAATCCTGAACTATACAGCAACAAAAGAATCATGGAAGCCGGCGAAATGCGCGGACACGAAATGCATTTCCTGAACATAAAGGAATGCTACATGAAACTGGACGCAAAAAAACCTGAAATTCATTACAGAGGCGGAAAAATCCTTAACGAATTTGATGCTATTATTCCAAGAATCAGACCGAGCATTACTTTTTATGGCTGTGCTTTAACGCGTCAGTTTGAAGCTTTGAAGGTTTTTGTTTTGAATTCGGCGACAGCAATTACACAATCTCGTGATAAATTGTATTCACTGCAATTATTATTGAATAGCGGAATTGATATTCCAACGACCGGATTTGCCAATTCTCCGCTCGATACAGACAATCTAATTAAAATGGTAGGCGGTTCACCTTTAATTGTAAAATTATTAGAAGGAACACAAGGAAAAGGTGTCGTTTTAGCCGAAACCAAAAAAGCTGCAGAAAGTGTTATCAATGCTTTTAAAAGTTTAAATGCTAATATCTTAGTTCAGGAATTCATCAAAGAGGCTAACGGAAAAGATATTCGTTGTTTTGTGATTGACGGAAAAGTGGTTGCCGCAATTCAGCGTGAAGCCATGCCAGGCGAATTCAGAGCTAATATTCATCTTGGCGGAACTGCATCTGTAATCAAAGTGACTGCTGAAGAAAAAAAGATCGCTATTAAAGCCGCAAAAGCAATGGATTTAAAAGTGGCCGGTGTTGATATTATTCGTTCTTCAAAAGGTCCGTTATTATTAGAAGTAAACTCTTCCCCAGGTCTTGAAGGCATCGAAGGCGCAACCAACAAAGATGTTGCCGGAGAAATGATTAGAGCGATTGAAAAGAATTTTAAACTGTAA
- a CDS encoding ATP-dependent Clp protease ATP-binding subunit: MDDNFSPRVKDVITYSKEEALRLGHDFIGTEHLMLGILRDGNGKAIHILNNLAVDLDHLRRKVEILSPANLSVEVNAEKKNLHLTRQAERALKTTFLEAKVFQSSSISTAHLLLCILRNENDPTTKLLNKLKIDYDVAKEQYLNMTPNEEEFLENLPRNESYNDDSGQDDSLKESSFNNPANKSNKKSKTPVLDNFGRDLTEMAEEGKLDPVVGREKEIERVSQILSRRKKNNPLLIGEPGVGKSAIAEGLALRIIQKKVSRILFHKRVVTLDLASLVAGTKYRGQFEERMKAVMNELEKNDDIILFIDEIHTIVGAGGATGSLDASNMFKPALARGEIQCIGATTLDEYRQYIEKDGALERRFQKVIVEPTSVEETIAILNNVKDKYEDHHNVTYTPEAIEACVKLTNRYMSERFLPDKAIDAMDEAGSRVHITNIDVPKQILDLERQLEEVRELKNMVVKKQKYEEAAKLRDDEKRIEKDLALAQEQWEEDSKNNRIEVTEDNVADVVSMMTGIPVNRIAQTESNKLAQLPELIQNKVIGQNDAVLKIARSIQRNRAGLKDPNKPIGSFIFLGQTGVGKTQLAKVLAKELFDSEDALVRIDMSEYMEKFAISRLVGAPPGYVGYEEGGQLTEKVRRKPYCVVLLDEIEKAHPDVFNMMLQVLDDGYLTDSLGRKIDFKNTIIIMTSNVGARQLKDFGQGVGFGTAARTAQADENSKSIIENALKKTFAPEFLNRIDDVIVFNALEKADIDLIIEIELKKLYSRIAELGYKLSLTDKAKAFIAEKGFDKQFGARPLKRAIQKYVEDLLAEEIITSKIHSGDEILMDLKDDSQELSVEIHKAEEPTNQ; the protein is encoded by the coding sequence ATGGATGATAATTTTTCACCAAGAGTAAAAGATGTTATTACGTACAGTAAAGAAGAGGCATTACGTTTAGGCCACGACTTTATTGGTACAGAACATCTCATGCTGGGTATTTTAAGAGATGGTAACGGAAAAGCTATTCATATACTTAATAACCTGGCTGTCGATTTAGATCATTTACGTAGGAAAGTAGAAATACTTAGCCCTGCCAACCTGAGCGTTGAAGTAAATGCAGAAAAGAAAAACCTTCATCTTACCCGACAGGCCGAAAGAGCCCTGAAGACCACTTTTCTTGAAGCAAAAGTATTTCAAAGTTCATCAATAAGCACGGCACACCTGCTATTATGTATCTTGCGCAACGAAAACGATCCAACAACCAAGCTGCTGAATAAACTAAAAATTGATTATGACGTAGCTAAAGAACAGTATTTAAATATGACTCCAAACGAAGAAGAATTCTTAGAAAACTTGCCAAGAAACGAATCGTACAATGACGATTCAGGACAAGATGACAGTCTAAAAGAAAGTAGTTTTAATAATCCCGCCAATAAGTCAAACAAAAAATCCAAGACTCCGGTATTGGATAATTTTGGGAGAGATTTAACAGAAATGGCTGAAGAAGGGAAACTAGATCCAGTTGTGGGACGCGAAAAAGAAATTGAACGTGTTTCGCAAATTCTAAGCCGTAGAAAAAAGAATAATCCACTTCTTATTGGAGAACCTGGGGTTGGTAAATCTGCTATCGCAGAAGGACTTGCCTTACGTATTATTCAAAAGAAAGTATCCCGTATCCTTTTCCACAAACGTGTTGTTACTTTAGATTTAGCCAGTTTAGTTGCCGGAACTAAATACAGAGGACAGTTTGAAGAAAGAATGAAAGCCGTGATGAACGAGCTTGAAAAAAACGATGATATTATTCTTTTTATTGATGAGATCCACACTATTGTAGGTGCCGGCGGAGCAACAGGTTCACTTGATGCTTCCAATATGTTCAAACCTGCTTTAGCAAGAGGAGAAATTCAATGTATTGGTGCTACTACTCTTGATGAGTATAGACAGTATATTGAAAAAGATGGTGCTTTAGAAAGACGTTTCCAAAAAGTAATTGTAGAACCAACTTCTGTTGAAGAAACAATCGCTATTTTGAACAACGTAAAAGATAAATACGAAGATCACCACAATGTGACTTATACTCCGGAAGCTATTGAAGCTTGTGTTAAGTTAACCAACAGATATATGTCTGAGCGTTTCTTACCGGACAAAGCTATTGATGCAATGGATGAAGCAGGATCACGCGTACACATTACCAATATTGATGTTCCAAAACAAATTCTGGATTTAGAGCGTCAGTTAGAAGAAGTTCGTGAGCTTAAAAATATGGTTGTTAAAAAACAAAAATATGAAGAGGCAGCAAAACTTCGTGATGATGAAAAACGTATCGAAAAAGACCTTGCTCTAGCACAAGAACAATGGGAAGAAGATTCTAAAAACAACAGAATTGAAGTTACAGAAGATAACGTAGCCGATGTTGTTTCGATGATGACTGGAATTCCTGTAAACAGAATTGCACAAACAGAAAGCAACAAATTGGCTCAATTGCCTGAATTAATTCAGAACAAAGTAATTGGTCAAAATGATGCCGTTCTTAAAATTGCACGTTCTATTCAACGTAACAGAGCCGGACTTAAAGATCCGAACAAACCAATTGGTTCATTCATTTTCTTAGGTCAGACTGGTGTTGGTAAAACGCAATTAGCAAAAGTATTAGCAAAAGAATTATTTGACTCTGAAGATGCTTTAGTTCGTATCGATATGAGTGAATACATGGAGAAATTTGCGATTTCTCGTTTAGTTGGAGCGCCTCCGGGATATGTCGGGTACGAAGAAGGCGGTCAATTGACTGAAAAAGTTCGCAGAAAACCTTACTGTGTAGTTCTTTTAGACGAGATTGAAAAAGCACACCCGGATGTATTCAATATGATGCTTCAGGTTTTAGATGATGGATATTTAACTGATAGTTTAGGTCGTAAAATTGACTTTAAAAATACCATCATTATTATGACATCTAACGTTGGTGCACGCCAATTGAAAGATTTTGGACAAGGAGTTGGATTTGGTACTGCTGCAAGAACAGCTCAGGCTGATGAAAATTCAAAAAGTATTATCGAAAATGCATTGAAGAAAACTTTTGCTCCTGAGTTCTTAAACAGAATTGATGACGTAATTGTATTTAATGCTTTAGAAAAAGCTGATATCGACTTGATTATCGAAATCGAATTGAAAAAACTATATTCTCGTATTGCAGAGTTAGGTTACAAATTAAGCTTAACAGACAAAGCCAAAGCATTTATTGCTGAAAAAGGTTTTGATAAACAATTTGGAGCGAGACCATTAAAAAGAGCAATTCAGAAATACGTTGAAGATTTGTTAGCAGAAGAAATCATCACTTCGAAAATTCATTCCGGAGATGAAATCTTAATGGACTTAAAAGATGATTCACAAGAATTATCAGTAGAAATTCACAAAGCCGAAGAGCCGACAAATCAGTAA